A section of the Ignavibacteriales bacterium genome encodes:
- a CDS encoding T9SS type A sorting domain-containing protein, translated as MKKLYLSVIFLIVFCGNVFSQSYLNFPIDTLASDSFYNYRAQIKYDANGFYHIVNSRQFDVASNTREIFYWTNKNGPVEKTRVTDNSVDDNYATVGFDTQNNVHIGWERRDAGNLFQVIYTNDRPGNFTNTIWITTGGINKATPYMAVGKDSLVHFVYYTFVAGQDNAYYRNYNFITNQLGNEITLGPGEASGENDIEVAVDGLNKVHVVYTTNSSALNGGALMYFNNEAGSLVSIPTGLNANIQNPDITIDNSNTVYIIYKLSTDDRIYMISRPSGGSFTAPVAIVPASVGNPVFWRGIDTDSNGRLYVSYANNSSSATKGFFLVHGTGSNFSQPILVFQDSTASYITNGSTSITAKGNGEIAVCFGPAGSRFGNVISDIFLKQGTLTVTGITEPLNTVSEFKLYDNYPNPFNPSTSIRYSLPVSANVSLAIYDVNGKIVKTLVSRYQEAGNYSINFDAGDLTTGVYFYKLQAGEFTESKKMMLVK; from the coding sequence TTGAAAAAACTTTACTTATCGGTAATATTCCTGATTGTTTTCTGTGGTAATGTATTTTCACAGTCTTATCTGAATTTCCCCATTGATACGCTCGCCAGCGACAGTTTTTATAATTATCGCGCTCAGATAAAATACGATGCTAACGGCTTTTACCATATTGTAAATTCGCGCCAATTCGATGTCGCAAGCAACACCCGGGAGATCTTTTATTGGACGAATAAGAACGGTCCCGTGGAAAAAACAAGAGTGACGGATAATTCCGTCGATGATAACTATGCTACCGTAGGATTCGATACGCAGAATAATGTGCATATCGGGTGGGAAAGGCGTGATGCAGGAAATCTCTTCCAGGTTATATATACTAATGACAGACCGGGAAATTTCACAAATACCATCTGGATAACTACCGGCGGAATAAACAAAGCCACACCTTACATGGCTGTCGGAAAAGATTCTCTTGTTCACTTTGTCTACTATACGTTCGTTGCCGGGCAGGATAATGCATATTACCGTAATTACAATTTCATTACTAACCAGCTTGGTAATGAGATCACTCTTGGACCGGGTGAAGCTTCCGGCGAGAATGACATAGAGGTCGCCGTCGATGGGCTTAATAAAGTCCACGTCGTTTATACAACCAATAGCTCCGCTCTTAATGGGGGTGCCTTGATGTATTTTAATAACGAGGCCGGTTCGCTCGTCAGCATACCGACCGGGTTAAACGCGAACATACAAAACCCCGACATTACAATAGACAATAGTAACACTGTTTACATTATATATAAACTGTCCACCGATGATAGGATCTACATGATATCCCGTCCGTCCGGAGGAAGTTTCACTGCCCCCGTCGCGATCGTTCCTGCAAGCGTGGGCAATCCCGTCTTTTGGCGGGGCATTGATACCGATTCTAACGGACGTCTCTACGTCTCATACGCAAACAACAGCTCCTCCGCAACCAAAGGATTTTTCCTCGTCCACGGTACGGGAAGCAACTTCTCACAGCCGATACTCGTCTTCCAGGACAGTACCGCCAGCTACATTACTAACGGCTCGACGTCTATCACCGCTAAGGGTAACGGTGAGATAGCCGTTTGTTTCGGACCCGCCGGGTCGAGATTCGGGAATGTCATCTCCGACATCTTCCTCAAACAGGGGACGCTCACCGTTACCGGTATTACCGAACCCCTGAATACCGTCTCGGAATTTAAACTTTATGACAATTACCCAAATCCTTTCAATCCCTCAACAAGTATTCGCTATTCGTTACCCGTGAGCGCAAATGTTAGCCTTGCCATTTATGACGTGAATGGTAAGATAGTAAAGACTCTTGTCAGCAGGTATCAGGAAGCAGGCAATTACTCGATTAATTTCGACGCGGGTGACCTTACTACCGGAGTATATTTCTACAAATTGCAGGCAGGGGAGTTTACCGAAAGTAAAAAAATGATGTTGGTAAAATAA
- a CDS encoding beta-lactamase family protein, translated as MKLHKFSSIVLIFSILIIFGCGENKRDYDIKDSDTSSTKTNESKFSAEITAGIDSVLNQAMLNDSIPGISGGIWIKDKGSTTFNKGVSDLSTQKPRELTDYIRIGSITKTFIGTVFLQLCDEGKIALNDKLDKYYPQVPNAKDITMRELLNMTSGLQDYLNAPELDNAFFYERLKEYTDDEILSIAIKLPPMFPPGEPGKYHYSNTNYLLLGMIIDKVTNGKWQNEIDNRIIKKLGLKNTIVPVTPDMPEPYCHGYMKDSTGKVEDATKISPTITGAAGCMISTIGDLTVYVKALDSGELLSDTMQAERLKTIPTGTAPFLGYGLAILKIGSFYGHNGGITGFNTSMYYSPELDAMFILNVNMFGPTGGVADRIFSSLAEVIYPGQMPWDKKKAN; from the coding sequence ATGAAACTGCACAAGTTTTCCAGCATAGTTTTAATTTTTTCCATTCTAATCATATTTGGATGCGGTGAAAATAAAAGGGACTACGATATAAAGGACAGCGACACTTCCTCGACAAAAACGAACGAGAGTAAATTCTCAGCGGAGATAACCGCAGGGATAGATTCCGTGCTAAACCAGGCAATGCTCAATGACAGCATACCGGGGATATCGGGAGGAATTTGGATAAAGGATAAGGGCTCGACAACCTTTAACAAAGGCGTCTCAGACCTGAGCACTCAAAAACCGCGCGAACTGACTGATTATATCAGGATAGGAAGCATAACAAAAACATTTATCGGGACGGTGTTCCTGCAATTATGCGATGAAGGTAAGATAGCACTTAACGACAAGCTGGATAAATATTACCCGCAGGTGCCAAACGCAAAAGATATTACGATGAGAGAGCTATTGAACATGACAAGCGGACTACAGGATTACCTGAACGCGCCTGAACTGGACAACGCATTTTTTTATGAGAGGCTGAAGGAATATACGGATGATGAGATATTAAGTATTGCGATAAAGCTTCCGCCAATGTTCCCGCCCGGTGAACCCGGCAAGTATCATTACTCCAACACAAATTATCTATTACTCGGAATGATAATAGATAAAGTAACGAATGGTAAATGGCAAAATGAAATCGACAACAGAATAATAAAGAAGCTCGGTCTTAAAAATACAATAGTTCCCGTAACACCGGACATGCCGGAACCGTATTGCCACGGATATATGAAGGACAGCACAGGAAAAGTCGAGGACGCAACAAAGATCAGCCCCACTATAACAGGAGCGGCAGGGTGCATGATTTCCACAATAGGAGATCTAACAGTCTATGTGAAGGCACTGGACTCCGGTGAGCTATTAAGCGATACTATGCAGGCAGAGCGTTTGAAGACAATCCCTACCGGTACAGCGCCATTTTTGGGGTACGGGCTGGCTATACTAAAGATAGGATCGTTTTACGGGCATAATGGCGGTATCACGGGATTTAATACAAGTATGTATTATTCACCGGAACTGGATGCAATGTTCATCTTGAATGTGAACATGTTCGGACCTACGGGCGGAGTAGCGGATAGAATATTTTCATCGCTTGCAGAGGTGATCTACCCGGGACAAATGCCCTGGGATAAAAAGAAAGCAAACTAA